GGTGCCTAAATGGTCGTTTTAAGAGATGATTCGAACGGAGGAATAACCAGGAGGTGAAAATATGTCAGTTATATCAATGAAGCAATTATTAGAAGCAGGCGTACATTTCGGTCATCAAACAAGAAGATGGAATCCTAAAATGGCTCCATATATCTTTACCGAAAGAAATGGGATATATATAATAGACCTTCAAAAAACGGTAAAAAAGATTGAGGAAGCTTATGACTTTATTAAAGAAGTTGTCTCAAATAATGGTACAGTTTTATTTGTAGGTACCAAAAAGCAGGCACAGGATTCAGTTAAAGAAGAAGCAGAAAGATGTGGAATGTATTATGTTAATCAAAGATGGCTAGGTGGTATGCTAACAAACTATAAGACAATTAGAAGCAGAGTCGAGAGACTAAAAGAATTAAAACAAATGGAAGAAGATGGAACTTTTGAAGTCTTGCCTAAAAAAGAAGTTATCAAGCTTAGAAAAGAAAAGGAAAGACTTCAAAAGTATTTAGGTGGAATAGAAGATATGAACGGAATTCCATCAGTATTATTTGTTGTGGATCCTAAAAAAGAAGCAATAGCTATTGCAGAAGCTAAAAATCTTGATATTCCTATAGTAGCCATCGTTGATACAAATTGTGATCCTGAAGAAGTAGATTATCCAATACCAGGAAATGATGATGCGATTCGTGCTGTAAAACTGATAGCTTCAAAGATAGCCGATGCTGTAATTGAAGCTAAACAGGGTGAACAATTAACTGCTGTTGAAGAATAATTTAATTGTGGTAAGGAATTTTCTTGTCCTTACCATAAATTATATTAAGGATGGAGGTAAAAAAATGGTTTCTGCACAACAGGTTAAAGAGCTTAGAGAGCGTACTGGAGCAGGTATGATGGATTGTAAAAGGGCGCTTACCGATTCTAATGGAGATATTGAAAAAGCTATTGATTTATTGCGAGAAAGAGGATTAGCAGCAGCTGCAAAAAAGGCTGGTAGAACAGCTAATGAAGGACTGGTCGACTCATATATTCATGGTGGAGGTAGAATTGGTGTTCTCGTAGAAATTAATTGTGAAACGGATTTTGTTGCAAATACTGATGATTTCAAGTCGTTTGTAAAAGAAA
The nucleotide sequence above comes from Thermoanaerobacterium sp. CMT5567-10. Encoded proteins:
- the rpsB gene encoding 30S ribosomal protein S2 encodes the protein MSVISMKQLLEAGVHFGHQTRRWNPKMAPYIFTERNGIYIIDLQKTVKKIEEAYDFIKEVVSNNGTVLFVGTKKQAQDSVKEEAERCGMYYVNQRWLGGMLTNYKTIRSRVERLKELKQMEEDGTFEVLPKKEVIKLRKEKERLQKYLGGIEDMNGIPSVLFVVDPKKEAIAIAEAKNLDIPIVAIVDTNCDPEEVDYPIPGNDDAIRAVKLIASKIADAVIEAKQGEQLTAVEE